A DNA window from Agarivorans sp. TSD2052 contains the following coding sequences:
- a CDS encoding lysozyme inhibitor LprI family protein, which translates to MNTKTVSLLLSIFVGFSLPGYATQNDTGIVAGKTVQANKPKVDIVGKCWQRETRPEVNKCLENSLAQLDHLVRQRLVVLNQQASELEFISEGAKGVVDALNNAKLEYSSFRLALCDWERLMMAGGSGAGSQYLSCEIQLTQHWLSRLHQW; encoded by the coding sequence TTGAATACCAAAACTGTTAGCCTTTTACTGAGTATTTTTGTTGGTTTTAGTTTGCCAGGGTACGCGACCCAAAATGACACAGGCATAGTGGCTGGAAAAACAGTCCAAGCTAATAAACCTAAAGTGGACATTGTCGGTAAGTGTTGGCAGCGAGAGACTCGGCCTGAAGTGAATAAGTGCTTGGAAAACAGCCTTGCTCAATTAGACCATCTCGTTCGGCAACGTTTGGTGGTGTTAAATCAACAGGCCTCAGAGTTAGAGTTTATTAGTGAAGGCGCTAAAGGGGTGGTTGATGCGCTCAATAATGCCAAACTAGAATACAGTTCTTTTAGACTCGCTTTATGTGATTGGGAACGCTTAATGATGGCTGGTGGCAGTGGTGCAGGCAGTCAATATTTAAGTTGTGAAATACAGCTGACTCAACACTGGTTGAGCCGGCTGCATCAATGGTAA
- a CDS encoding histidine phosphatase family protein, giving the protein MAKVLLVRHSPPLIEANHCYGQLDVVAEPVQLQACIERLSIKLTPYKPFTVLSSPLKRCSQLAEGLVDQVTFNGALKELDFGAWEGRSWNDVPQQALQAWADNLLDYRLGEFGETVNEFNQRVSRFWQLCQNLPLDSCLVCVTHAGVIRTIIGLVENLDIEQVMSLPINMGSVTCLKIQSSGVKIEYQNC; this is encoded by the coding sequence ATGGCTAAAGTATTATTGGTTCGGCATAGCCCACCGCTGATTGAAGCCAATCACTGTTATGGCCAACTGGATGTCGTAGCTGAACCCGTCCAGTTGCAAGCTTGCATAGAACGTTTATCGATAAAACTGACGCCATATAAGCCTTTTACTGTGCTGTCTAGCCCTCTAAAACGGTGTAGCCAACTCGCCGAAGGACTCGTTGACCAGGTGACATTTAATGGGGCTTTAAAAGAGCTTGATTTTGGCGCTTGGGAAGGGCGCAGTTGGAATGATGTGCCCCAACAAGCCTTGCAAGCTTGGGCTGACAATCTGCTTGATTATCGACTTGGTGAGTTTGGCGAAACGGTCAATGAGTTTAATCAACGTGTCAGCAGGTTTTGGCAGCTATGCCAAAACTTACCGCTAGATTCCTGCTTGGTTTGTGTCACTCATGCGGGGGTTATTCGTACTATTATTGGACTGGTGGAAAACCTCGATATTGAGCAAGTGATGTCGTTACCGATTAATATGGGCTCGGTAACTTGTCTGAAAATTCAATCCTCAGGAGTGAAAATTGAATACCAAAACTGTTAG
- a CDS encoding adenosylcobinamide-GDP ribazoletransferase translates to MKASSRLKQELNLFFNALSFFSRVPVPAWVEYSATSLSHCVRYFPLVGWFIGLLSGLVIIGLMPVFGAPLAVLLSMVISCWATGAFHEDGFADCCDGFGGGYSPEQILMIMKDSRLGTYGVLGLCCMLAIKFTALLGLSQSFSAVNLLFTVFLAHTLSRFSAVLLVWRLNYIREPSEPSKAKAVAQNLAIKDVLLASVWVVVPALMIQLNALLVALVSTIVITILWARYLKLKLGGYTGDTLGAQQQLNEVGIYLSITVAANLAWL, encoded by the coding sequence GTGAAAGCGAGCAGTAGGCTCAAGCAAGAGTTAAATTTATTTTTTAATGCGCTCAGCTTTTTTAGCCGTGTTCCAGTACCAGCATGGGTGGAATATAGTGCGACAAGCTTAAGTCATTGTGTGCGTTATTTTCCCTTAGTTGGTTGGTTTATAGGCTTACTCAGTGGGCTGGTTATTATTGGTTTAATGCCTGTTTTCGGCGCGCCCTTAGCGGTGTTATTGTCTATGGTGATTAGCTGTTGGGCCACAGGCGCATTTCATGAAGATGGCTTTGCCGATTGCTGCGATGGCTTTGGTGGGGGATATAGCCCCGAGCAAATTTTGATGATCATGAAAGATTCTCGTTTAGGTACCTATGGCGTGTTGGGCTTATGTTGCATGTTGGCCATTAAGTTCACTGCGCTATTAGGCTTAAGCCAGTCGTTCAGCGCGGTTAACTTACTCTTTACGGTATTTTTAGCCCATACTTTGAGTCGTTTTAGTGCGGTATTATTGGTTTGGCGGCTTAATTACATAAGAGAGCCTAGCGAGCCCAGCAAAGCCAAAGCGGTGGCGCAAAACCTTGCCATAAAAGATGTATTATTGGCTTCTGTATGGGTGGTGGTGCCCGCGTTGATGATTCAGCTTAATGCTTTACTGGTAGCGCTGGTGAGCACGATAGTGATTACTATTTTATGGGCTCGTTACCTTAAGCTTAAATTAGGTGGATATACCGGTGACACGCTTGGTGCTCAACAGCAGTTAAACGAAGTGGGTATTTACTTATCTATAACTGTTGCTGCTAACTTGGCTTGGCTCTAA
- the cobT gene encoding nicotinate-nucleotide--dimethylbenzimidazole phosphoribosyltransferase, whose product MHHKFIIEPLDSGLAEALNNKIDSKTKPQGALGQLEALACQIGQIQATLEPEIRKPKMIVFAADHGIAMEGVSAFPQAVTAQMVENFVSGGAAVNVFCRQHNLAFEIVDVGVAQLISEEGVVCCKVAAGSNSFLDGDAMTQSQCLQAIDVGVERVAQAARDGSNLLAFGEMGIANTASAAALMAGCLKLDVAQCVGRGTGLDDQGLQHKTRVLEQALERHRGDFDSLQWLAKVGGFEIAAMVGAFLEAAHRRMVILVDGFICSTAALVASQINPLAKHYMVFCHQSAEQAHQDLLKSMEVKALLDLSLRLGEGSGAVLAYPLVCSATAFLKEMASFDSAGVSRESEQ is encoded by the coding sequence TTGCATCATAAATTTATTATCGAACCGTTAGATTCAGGTTTGGCTGAGGCCCTTAACAATAAAATTGATAGTAAAACTAAGCCTCAAGGGGCTTTAGGGCAACTAGAAGCACTCGCTTGCCAAATTGGCCAAATTCAAGCGACTTTAGAGCCAGAGATTCGTAAACCTAAGATGATTGTATTTGCGGCTGACCATGGCATCGCAATGGAGGGGGTGAGCGCCTTTCCACAAGCGGTTACTGCGCAAATGGTGGAAAACTTTGTGTCTGGCGGGGCAGCGGTAAATGTATTTTGTCGCCAGCATAATTTGGCCTTTGAAATTGTTGATGTAGGTGTCGCTCAATTAATCTCTGAAGAGGGGGTTGTGTGTTGCAAAGTTGCTGCAGGCAGTAACAGCTTTTTAGATGGCGATGCGATGACTCAAAGCCAATGCTTACAAGCGATAGATGTTGGCGTAGAGCGAGTGGCTCAGGCCGCTAGAGATGGCTCTAATCTATTAGCATTTGGTGAGATGGGTATTGCCAATACCGCCAGTGCTGCGGCCCTAATGGCGGGGTGCTTAAAGCTAGATGTGGCGCAGTGTGTCGGCCGAGGTACAGGTCTAGATGATCAAGGTCTACAGCATAAAACACGTGTGCTAGAACAAGCCTTAGAGCGACATCGGGGCGATTTTGACTCACTACAATGGCTGGCTAAAGTGGGTGGGTTTGAAATCGCAGCGATGGTAGGCGCATTCTTAGAAGCGGCACATCGGCGAATGGTGATATTAGTCGACGGATTTATTTGCTCAACGGCTGCGCTAGTGGCCTCGCAAATAAACCCCTTAGCTAAACATTATATGGTGTTTTGCCATCAAAGCGCAGAGCAAGCGCATCAGGATTTGTTAAAGAGCATGGAAGTAAAAGCACTCTTAGATTTATCATTACGCTTAGGCGAAGGAAGTGGGGCGGTATTAGCTTATCCCTTAGTATGTTCGGCCACCGCTTTCTTAAAAGAGATGGCTTCGTTTGATTCAGCAGGAGTCAGTCGTGAAAGCGAGCAGTAG
- a CDS encoding DUF3369 domain-containing protein, protein MSSNAELFILDDDNELDVDEPELEPWKVLIVDDDSEMHTVTKLVLNNFSYQQRKLSFIDAYNAAEAFELLSNHADVAIALVDVVMESDDAGLLLIDDIRQRLNNHQIRLILRTGQPGLAPIREVIRRYDVSDYKNKTELSDVNLDTLMCASLRAYQEISELHSQHNKLRAVINSSHQMATGENEQILAHTTLHELRKLAAETGTKPALIHGLAISSYRDRLCVLDSIGKLDYLKDTRHLKELPNRLQALISQAQQSQQHSYGDTNALFFLANPQSEPLLFYIEGWPHTTPPQFEPLEYYLQNTSVRLENRHLQKQLAYGQLQLVEMLYQSMMQAKQRPCDEQLAMQSLCEQLAPCLALTAEQIIDLKASAWFYDLANVGLPDLLLNCNILNRDIWQRIEEHCGLPEKLQDPHVQRAIDASVIIANQCREHWDGSGKPLGLAGESIHPYARITGLAAFALQHQQQPELAEKLKQASAVKFDPKLVLFALQVLGI, encoded by the coding sequence ATGAGTAGTAATGCCGAACTGTTCATTTTGGATGACGATAACGAACTTGATGTTGATGAACCAGAGTTAGAGCCATGGAAAGTCCTCATCGTAGATGATGACAGTGAGATGCATACCGTGACTAAATTGGTTCTAAACAATTTTTCTTATCAACAACGTAAACTCAGTTTTATAGATGCCTATAACGCCGCAGAAGCCTTTGAATTGCTCAGCAATCACGCTGATGTGGCAATTGCTTTGGTAGATGTGGTAATGGAGAGCGATGACGCAGGCTTACTGCTTATAGATGATATTCGTCAACGACTAAACAACCATCAAATTCGCCTTATTTTACGCACCGGACAACCCGGCTTAGCCCCTATTCGCGAAGTAATTCGCCGTTATGATGTCAGTGACTATAAAAACAAAACTGAGTTAAGTGATGTCAATTTAGATACCTTAATGTGTGCTTCACTGCGTGCCTATCAAGAGATCTCCGAATTACATTCACAACACAACAAGCTACGCGCGGTGATTAACTCCTCTCATCAAATGGCAACGGGTGAAAATGAACAAATACTGGCTCACACCACCCTACATGAACTGCGTAAACTAGCCGCCGAGACCGGCACCAAGCCAGCGCTAATTCATGGCCTTGCGATCAGTTCATATAGAGACCGCTTATGCGTATTAGATAGCATTGGTAAACTCGATTATCTAAAAGATACCCGTCACTTAAAAGAGTTACCCAATCGTCTTCAGGCGCTAATAAGCCAAGCTCAACAAAGCCAGCAGCATAGTTACGGCGACACTAACGCGCTGTTTTTTTTAGCCAACCCTCAAAGTGAGCCTTTACTGTTTTACATTGAAGGTTGGCCACACACCACTCCGCCGCAGTTTGAGCCTTTAGAGTATTATTTACAAAATACCTCGGTACGCTTAGAAAACCGTCACTTACAGAAACAACTCGCCTATGGTCAGTTACAGCTGGTCGAGATGCTTTATCAAAGTATGATGCAAGCTAAACAACGGCCTTGTGATGAACAGCTGGCAATGCAAAGCTTGTGCGAACAACTGGCGCCATGTCTAGCATTAACGGCAGAGCAAATCATCGACTTAAAGGCCTCAGCGTGGTTCTATGACTTAGCAAATGTTGGCTTACCCGATCTACTGCTCAATTGTAATATTCTGAATAGAGATATATGGCAACGCATCGAAGAACACTGCGGGCTACCAGAAAAATTGCAAGATCCTCATGTTCAGCGTGCCATTGATGCGAGCGTCATCATTGCCAATCAATGCCGTGAGCATTGGGATGGCAGTGGCAAACCGCTTGGTTTAGCAGGAGAGAGCATCCATCCCTATGCGCGCATCACGGGTTTAGCAGCATTTGCTCTGCAGCACCAGCAGCAGCCAGAGCTGGCCGAAAAACTGAAACAGGCTTCTGCGGTTAAATTTGACCCTAAATTAGTTCTGTTTGCTTTACAGGTCCTCGGCATTTAG
- a CDS encoding YchJ family protein, whose translation MLLCPCGSGSDYHQCCQPYISGLSTPASCEQLMRSRYTAFTLSDANYLWQTHHPDFRQGTMPTAFNQDDVNQWEKLQIILSCDFSNALGGIVEFKAYYRENGQLQILHERSNFIKADNCWFYTDGEFSPKPLARNSSCPCGSGKKLKQCCNKS comes from the coding sequence GTGTTACTTTGCCCCTGCGGCAGCGGTAGTGATTATCATCAGTGCTGCCAGCCTTATATTAGTGGATTATCCACGCCAGCTAGCTGTGAGCAGCTTATGCGCTCTCGTTATACGGCCTTCACTCTTAGTGATGCAAATTATCTTTGGCAGACTCATCACCCCGATTTTCGTCAAGGAACAATGCCAACCGCATTTAACCAAGATGACGTCAATCAGTGGGAGAAGCTACAAATTATACTTAGCTGTGACTTTAGCAACGCGCTAGGCGGAATAGTGGAATTTAAAGCCTATTACCGCGAAAATGGACAGCTACAAATATTGCACGAGCGCTCTAATTTTATCAAAGCGGATAATTGTTGGTTTTATACCGATGGTGAATTTTCGCCAAAGCCTTTGGCCCGCAATTCCTCTTGCCCTTGTGGCAGTGGGAAAAAGCTAAAACAGTGCTGTAACAAATCCTAA
- the purU gene encoding formyltetrahydrofolate deformylase — protein MERKILLTECPDEKGLISSITNICAKHQLNIIKNNEFVDNDARRFFMRTVLEGYFNDKTLLADLDSALPQDSSRRLESAGRKRIVIMVTKEAHCLGDLLMKAVYGDMDVEIAAVVGNYDSLRALTEKFDIPFHHISHVDLSREQHEQLVIETVQQYQPDYVVLAKYMRILTPTFVEAFNNKILNIHHSFLPAFIGAKPYQQAYDRGVKIIGATAHFVNNDLDEGPIVEQHVIHVDHSYTAEEMAKAGRDVEKAVLSKALQQVLDEKVFVYGNRTVVFR, from the coding sequence ATGGAAAGAAAAATCCTTTTAACTGAATGCCCAGATGAAAAAGGCTTGATTTCAAGCATTACTAACATCTGTGCCAAGCACCAACTCAACATTATCAAGAACAACGAATTTGTTGATAATGACGCCCGCCGCTTTTTTATGCGCACGGTTTTAGAAGGCTACTTTAACGATAAGACACTACTAGCAGATCTTGATAGTGCCTTACCACAAGATAGCAGTCGCCGCTTAGAAAGTGCCGGCCGTAAGCGTATTGTCATCATGGTAACCAAAGAAGCGCATTGTTTGGGTGACTTACTGATGAAGGCTGTATACGGCGATATGGATGTAGAGATTGCCGCTGTCGTAGGCAACTACGACAGCCTGCGCGCGCTAACAGAAAAATTCGACATTCCTTTCCATCATATTAGTCACGTAGACCTTAGCCGTGAACAGCATGAACAACTGGTGATAGAAACCGTTCAGCAATACCAACCAGATTATGTGGTATTGGCTAAATACATGCGTATTTTAACGCCAACTTTTGTTGAAGCCTTTAACAATAAAATCTTAAACATTCATCATTCATTCCTGCCAGCCTTCATTGGCGCAAAGCCTTACCAGCAAGCTTATGATCGTGGAGTGAAAATCATTGGGGCCACCGCCCACTTTGTGAATAATGATTTAGATGAAGGCCCTATCGTTGAACAACATGTTATTCATGTTGACCATAGTTACACGGCAGAAGAAATGGCCAAGGCTGGTCGTGATGTCGAAAAAGCGGTATTAAGTAAAGCTCTACAGCAAGTATTAGATGAAAAAGTATTTGTTTACGGCAATCGTACCGTGGTGTTTCGCTAA
- a CDS encoding VC2046/SO_2500 family protein, which translates to MLVEQIRSNSLCDELQLGDSLNRCTNHGEHARFHLLLSMLSPNVCDQAQFSLQKKAHEQVQQDLRTKFQLHPNRPLAAQADEFDIQANWSKHLHSGAVEAIRLEQALHGYAAYADDSVDGISEEVMNNVDLLTRLKHGVGSKPLQAIPDVEVKGADMYHVLSDFDYSKPLKVQHFN; encoded by the coding sequence ATGTTAGTTGAGCAAATTAGAAGTAACAGCTTATGTGATGAGTTACAGCTAGGTGATAGTTTAAACCGTTGTACCAACCATGGTGAACATGCTCGCTTTCATTTGCTATTAAGTATGCTGAGCCCAAACGTTTGCGATCAAGCGCAGTTCTCATTACAGAAAAAAGCCCACGAGCAAGTTCAACAGGATCTTCGTACTAAGTTTCAATTACATCCAAACCGTCCATTAGCAGCGCAAGCTGATGAATTTGATATTCAGGCAAATTGGAGTAAGCATTTACATAGTGGGGCTGTTGAAGCTATTCGTTTAGAGCAAGCCTTACATGGTTACGCAGCTTACGCTGACGATAGCGTAGACGGTATCTCTGAAGAAGTGATGAACAACGTCGATCTATTAACCCGCTTAAAGCACGGAGTGGGTAGCAAGCCATTACAGGCAATACCCGATGTTGAGGTGAAAGGCGCTGATATGTATCACGTACTAAGTGACTTCGATTATTCGAAGCCACTTAAGGTGCAGCACTTTAATTAG